Proteins from a single region of Clostridia bacterium:
- the thrC gene encoding threonine synthase, with protein sequence MNYISSRGKVEVKQASEVIKMGISPDGGLFCPEQIPIFLNNPDIIKRFQSLDYKGIAQVVFSMFLSDFDEYDIEKCINEAYSKDKFDTSYITPLVKLGDSSYVLELWHGPTAAFKDIALQILPHFMTTALKKTGEDKEIVILVATSGDTGKAALEGFKDVKGTKIIVFYPQEGVSEVQRLQMITQAGENTHVVAISGNFDDAQTAVKKMFVDQDFSSELKKKNYKLSSANSINWGRLLPQVVYYIYAYFSLVKAKEISMGEKLNIVVPTGNFGNILAAFYAKKMGLPINRLICASNTNNILTDFINTGVYDCNRPFYKTVSPSMDILISSNLERLLFELSGHDYYIIRSWMGDLSSNNRYKVDKGMLSKIQRIFWADYASDQETLDTIKDVYKEFNYLMDTHTAVAVNVLKKYIAQTKDNTKTVIASTASPFKFADDVLKAIYEDGCAKVSSEYEMINILSKKTGVPIPEGLRDLDEKEILHDASCNKNNFKQTVKDILSV encoded by the coding sequence ATGAATTATATAAGTTCAAGAGGTAAAGTGGAAGTAAAGCAGGCATCTGAAGTAATAAAAATGGGTATTTCTCCGGATGGAGGGTTATTTTGTCCAGAGCAAATACCTATATTTCTGAACAACCCTGACATCATTAAGCGATTTCAAAGTTTAGATTATAAGGGTATTGCTCAGGTTGTTTTTAGTATGTTTTTATCAGATTTTGATGAATATGATATAGAAAAGTGTATAAATGAAGCATATAGTAAAGATAAGTTTGACACATCCTATATTACTCCATTGGTTAAACTGGGGGATAGTTCTTATGTGTTAGAATTGTGGCATGGGCCTACAGCTGCTTTTAAGGATATAGCCCTTCAGATATTACCTCACTTTATGACAACGGCATTGAAAAAGACAGGCGAGGATAAGGAAATAGTTATACTGGTTGCGACTTCAGGGGATACCGGTAAAGCTGCACTTGAGGGCTTTAAAGATGTTAAAGGCACAAAGATTATAGTTTTTTATCCTCAAGAAGGTGTAAGTGAAGTACAAAGATTGCAGATGATTACACAAGCTGGAGAAAATACACATGTGGTTGCTATAAGTGGAAACTTTGATGATGCACAGACTGCTGTAAAAAAGATGTTTGTAGACCAAGATTTTTCATCCGAATTAAAAAAGAAAAATTATAAATTATCTTCAGCTAATTCTATAAATTGGGGTAGATTGCTTCCTCAAGTGGTGTACTATATATACGCTTATTTTTCATTGGTCAAGGCAAAAGAGATATCGATGGGGGAGAAGCTGAACATAGTAGTACCTACAGGAAATTTCGGTAACATACTTGCAGCATTTTATGCAAAAAAGATGGGACTCCCTATAAACAGGTTGATATGTGCATCCAATACCAATAATATATTAACTGACTTTATTAATACAGGGGTGTATGATTGCAATAGGCCATTCTATAAGACTGTATCTCCATCTATGGATATATTAATTTCTAGTAATTTGGAGAGACTGCTTTTTGAGTTATCTGGTCATGATTATTATATTATCAGAAGTTGGATGGGGGATTTATCATCAAATAATAGGTATAAAGTAGACAAAGGGATGCTCTCTAAAATTCAGCGAATTTTTTGGGCTGATTACGCAAGTGATCAGGAGACATTGGATACTATTAAAGATGTTTATAAAGAGTTTAATTATTTGATGGATACTCATACTGCAGTAGCTGTAAATGTTCTGAAAAAATATATTGCCCAAACTAAAGATAACACTAAAACAGTGATAGCTTCTACTGCAAGTCCTTTTAAGTTTGCTGACGATGTGTTAAAAGCGATATACGAGGATGGTTGTGCTAAAGTATCTAGTGAATATGAAATGATCAATATTTTATCTAAAAAGACAGGAGTGCCTATTCCAGAAGGATTGAGGGATTTGGATGAAAAGGAGATATTGCATGATGCATCATGCAATAAGAATAATTTCAAACAAACGGTGAAGGACATATTGTCAGTTTGA
- a CDS encoding iron-containing alcohol dehydrogenase, producing the protein MNFEFCTASKIIFGCGKIEQLGMIVEQLGNKYLIVSGGKSAQKSGILDDIQNRIERSGKAYTNYHGVAGEPGIDTVDKGMKIAIESGCDAVISVGGGSVIDTGKAISALITNGGSLLDYLEGVGKGKQITKDTVPFIAIPTTSGTGTEATKNSVIVSRKHKFKRSIRSEKMIPDVAIVDPELTITLPGKVTAWSGMDALTQLIESYVSAKSKPYTDALAIYALKDAGKWLKKAYIDGECLEARTRMAFASLTSGICLANSGLGAVHGIAAALGACYGINHGLACAILLPHVMQVNLAGDVKKYSDIGVALTGKKYADELSNAKAGIEHITQLMQEMDMPTSIREFGVDTDNIEVDQVMKSASGSSMSGNPVKLNEEQIASLFEKIM; encoded by the coding sequence ATGAATTTTGAATTTTGTACTGCAAGTAAAATAATATTTGGGTGCGGTAAAATCGAACAATTAGGAATGATAGTAGAGCAACTAGGCAACAAATATTTGATTGTAAGTGGAGGAAAGTCAGCCCAAAAATCTGGAATTCTCGATGATATTCAAAATCGGATTGAAAGGTCGGGAAAGGCATATACTAATTACCATGGAGTAGCTGGGGAGCCTGGAATAGATACAGTTGACAAGGGGATGAAGATTGCCATTGAAAGCGGTTGTGATGCTGTGATATCAGTTGGTGGCGGGAGTGTTATTGATACCGGTAAAGCCATATCTGCGTTGATAACAAACGGAGGTAGTTTATTAGATTATCTTGAGGGTGTAGGCAAAGGTAAACAGATAACAAAAGATACAGTTCCATTTATCGCTATTCCAACCACATCTGGAACGGGCACTGAAGCCACCAAAAATTCTGTAATAGTATCTAGAAAACATAAGTTTAAACGGAGCATAAGAAGTGAAAAGATGATACCGGATGTAGCAATAGTGGATCCTGAACTTACCATTACCCTACCTGGAAAAGTAACAGCATGGTCTGGGATGGATGCTTTGACTCAATTGATCGAATCCTATGTATCTGCAAAATCCAAGCCTTATACAGACGCCCTTGCAATATATGCACTTAAAGATGCCGGTAAGTGGCTTAAAAAAGCGTATATAGATGGTGAATGCTTGGAAGCGAGAACACGTATGGCATTTGCAAGTTTGACTAGCGGGATTTGCCTAGCTAACTCTGGATTAGGAGCTGTCCACGGTATAGCCGCAGCTTTAGGAGCATGTTACGGAATAAACCATGGGCTAGCGTGTGCGATATTGTTGCCACATGTGATGCAGGTAAACTTAGCAGGTGATGTGAAGAAGTACTCAGATATTGGAGTTGCGCTTACAGGCAAAAAATATGCTGATGAATTAAGCAATGCCAAAGCGGGAATAGAGCACATAACTCAACTGATGCAGGAAATGGATATGCCTACAAGTATTAGAGAGTTTGGTGTTGATACAGATAATATAGAAGTCGATCAGGTAATGAAATCAGCTAGTGGCTCTAGCATGAGCGGGAATCCTGTCAAATTAAATGAAGAACAAATAGCTTCATTATTTGAAAAAATAATGTAA
- the fsa gene encoding fructose-6-phosphate aldolase, whose translation MKIFIDTANIEQIKAAQELGVLDGVTTNPTIVSREGRGFKELITEIANMVDGPVNAEVISLDADGMVSEGEKLAKWAPNIVVKIPMTKEGLKAVNRLSKKGIKTNVTLVFSAAQALLAAKAGAAYVSPFVGRIDDIGTVGMDLIKTISQIFKNYGIKTEIIVASTRSPLHIIDVAKAGADIATIPFKVIDQMTKHPLTDKGIEGFLKDWESVPDKTIE comes from the coding sequence ATGAAAATATTTATTGATACTGCAAACATTGAGCAGATAAAAGCCGCTCAAGAGCTAGGTGTATTAGATGGTGTTACTACAAATCCAACCATCGTGTCGAGGGAAGGAAGAGGATTTAAAGAACTGATTACCGAGATAGCAAACATGGTGGATGGACCAGTTAATGCTGAAGTGATAAGCCTTGATGCTGATGGAATGGTGTCTGAAGGTGAAAAGCTTGCAAAATGGGCCCCAAACATAGTTGTTAAGATACCTATGACTAAAGAAGGACTGAAAGCTGTAAATAGATTGAGTAAAAAAGGGATAAAGACCAATGTTACCCTTGTTTTTTCAGCTGCTCAAGCATTGTTGGCTGCAAAAGCCGGTGCTGCCTATGTAAGTCCTTTTGTGGGAAGAATTGACGATATTGGAACAGTAGGCATGGATTTGATAAAGACGATTTCCCAGATATTTAAAAATTATGGTATAAAAACAGAGATAATAGTAGCTAGTACCAGAAGTCCGTTACATATAATAGACGTGGCAAAAGCTGGAGCAGATATCGCTACTATTCCTTTCAAGGTAATAGACCAGATGACCAAGCATCCCTTGACAGACAAGGGCATCGAAGGGTTTTTGAAGGATTGGGAGAGTGTCCCGGATAAGACTATAGAATAA
- a CDS encoding DeoR/GlpR family DNA-binding transcription regulator yields MKKKRMEHIKSILLSEGEVQLQQLKKEFPDVSTMTLRRDLISLEKEGYLIRTYGGAILSKNVFINEEDNYSKRIYENIEQKNEIAQKAVGFIEEGRSLFLDAGTTLMYLAQKLPDKNLSIITSAANIGLEAIKKSNLTVMILGGMLNRNTLSLSGPNALSLLNNVNIDIAFMGTSGFSIDSGFTNANIYECQLKIEVIKRAKKVIMLMDTTKLNKNMPFTFANLEDIDILITDRSLPKDIKKEVENMDVAVY; encoded by the coding sequence TTGAAGAAGAAAAGAATGGAACATATAAAGTCAATATTGTTAAGCGAGGGAGAGGTACAATTACAGCAGCTTAAAAAGGAATTCCCCGATGTATCCACTATGACGCTCCGTAGAGACTTGATATCTTTAGAGAAAGAAGGGTACTTGATAAGAACCTATGGAGGCGCGATTTTATCCAAAAATGTATTTATCAACGAAGAGGATAATTATAGCAAAAGGATTTATGAAAATATTGAGCAGAAAAATGAGATTGCGCAAAAAGCTGTAGGATTCATAGAAGAGGGAAGGTCTTTATTTTTAGACGCAGGCACCACATTAATGTATTTAGCCCAAAAACTCCCAGATAAAAATCTTTCTATAATTACCAGTGCAGCAAATATCGGATTAGAAGCCATAAAAAAAAGCAATTTGACTGTGATGATTTTAGGTGGAATGCTTAATCGCAACACCCTATCTTTATCAGGTCCTAATGCGTTAAGTCTTTTAAACAATGTAAATATAGATATCGCTTTTATGGGTACATCAGGGTTTTCAATAGACAGTGGTTTTACTAATGCTAATATTTATGAATGCCAACTAAAAATAGAAGTAATAAAAAGGGCTAAAAAGGTAATTATGTTGATGGATACTACGAAATTGAATAAAAATATGCCTTTTACATTTGCAAATCTTGAAGATATTGACATATTGATAACTGATCGATCACTTCCTAAAGATATCAAAAAAGAAGTTGAAAACATGGATGTTGCTGTTTACTAA
- a CDS encoding dihydrolipoamide acetyltransferase family protein: MVEKLKMPMLGETMDSGVINKWIKKEGDFITKGDPICEIQTDKVAIEFESNVEGTLLKIVAEPGEELPIGAVIAYLGEEGDEIPEEEEVKEEVEQEVKEEAKEEVVEKETVPVEQPKQPVKTVARKDGERIFISPRARKYAQEHGIDYSNIAGSGPNGRIVEQDVIDYQKAAPAAAPAQKQVADKVEVPVAPEDEVIEMDNMRKIIARRMAESIYTAPHFYATMEIDMTQVKEIRAKINQSLADQGTKVSFNDIVIKACTLALKKYPYMNSSMADDQVVLHKDINVGVAVALETGLIVPVIRNADKLSLAEIADQSKELVDKAKNNKLMPEDYKGGTFTVSNLGMFGIDQFTAIINQPESAILAVGGIADKFVPVDGQPVVKSLMKVTLSSDHRVIDGATAANFLKYLKTLLENPFMMI, from the coding sequence ATGGTTGAGAAATTAAAGATGCCCATGTTGGGCGAGACGATGGATTCAGGCGTTATAAATAAATGGATAAAAAAAGAAGGGGATTTCATAACAAAAGGTGATCCAATATGTGAAATCCAGACTGACAAAGTTGCAATTGAGTTTGAATCAAATGTAGAAGGTACACTTTTAAAGATAGTAGCAGAACCAGGCGAGGAGCTTCCAATAGGTGCAGTCATCGCTTATTTAGGTGAAGAAGGCGATGAAATACCCGAAGAAGAGGAAGTAAAAGAAGAGGTCGAGCAGGAAGTAAAAGAAGAAGCGAAAGAAGAAGTAGTAGAAAAGGAGACAGTACCTGTAGAACAACCGAAACAACCAGTTAAAACAGTTGCTAGAAAAGATGGTGAGAGAATATTTATATCTCCCAGGGCTAGAAAGTACGCACAAGAGCATGGAATAGATTATTCGAATATAGCTGGAAGTGGGCCCAATGGACGAATAGTTGAGCAGGATGTAATAGACTATCAAAAAGCTGCTCCAGCAGCTGCACCGGCTCAAAAACAAGTTGCTGACAAGGTAGAAGTACCTGTAGCACCAGAAGATGAAGTAATAGAGATGGATAATATGAGGAAGATCATAGCCAGGAGAATGGCTGAAAGCATTTACACAGCGCCTCATTTCTATGCAACTATGGAAATAGATATGACTCAAGTAAAGGAAATACGTGCAAAGATCAATCAATCCTTGGCTGATCAAGGTACTAAAGTATCATTCAATGACATAGTGATAAAGGCTTGTACTCTTGCACTCAAAAAATATCCTTACATGAATAGCTCTATGGCTGATGATCAGGTAGTGCTGCATAAAGATATTAATGTAGGAGTAGCAGTTGCCCTTGAAACCGGATTGATAGTACCTGTAATCAGAAATGCTGACAAGCTAAGTCTTGCTGAGATAGCTGATCAAAGCAAGGAGCTGGTAGACAAAGCTAAAAATAACAAGTTGATGCCTGAAGATTATAAAGGTGGTACATTTACGGTATCCAACTTAGGTATGTTTGGAATAGATCAGTTTACTGCAATAATCAATCAGCCTGAAAGTGCTATTCTCGCAGTTGGTGGCATAGCAGACAAGTTTGTTCCGGTAGACGGACAGCCTGTTGTGAAATCACTTATGAAAGTTACGCTTTCCAGCGATCATAGGGTCATTGACGGTGCTACAGCTGCTAATTTCTTGAAGTACCTAAAGACATTGTTGGAAAATCCATTTATGATGATATAA
- a CDS encoding alpha-ketoacid dehydrogenase subunit beta, with protein sequence MREVTYWQALNEALREEMDRDPSVFILGEDVAIYGGAYGVTRGLLEDYGEERVRDTAISEQAITGAAVGAAITGMRPIAEIMYIDFTTIASDQLINQAAKIRYMFGGKAKVPMVLRTEGGSGRGLAAQHSQSLEAMFCGVPGLKVVMPSTPYDAKGLLKAAIREDNPIMFIEHKMLYGTKGMIPEGEYIVPIGLADVKREGKDVTIVAHSRMVLYALEAAEELEKEGISVEVVDTRTLNPLDIDTIAKSVKKTGRVIIAEEGPKTGGVGGEVCAQINENVFDYLDAPIVRVAGKDVVIPRNDFLEKLAIPGVEDIVEAARNLVVK encoded by the coding sequence ATGCGTGAGGTAACATATTGGCAAGCTTTGAACGAAGCGTTGAGAGAAGAAATGGATAGAGACCCATCAGTATTTATTTTGGGTGAAGACGTTGCTATATATGGTGGAGCCTATGGTGTAACAAGAGGCTTGTTAGAGGATTATGGAGAAGAAAGAGTAAGAGACACTGCAATAAGTGAACAGGCTATCACTGGTGCAGCTGTTGGTGCTGCTATAACTGGAATGAGACCTATTGCAGAGATAATGTATATTGATTTTACAACAATAGCATCTGACCAATTGATAAATCAGGCTGCAAAGATAAGATATATGTTTGGTGGAAAGGCTAAGGTACCCATGGTATTGAGAACTGAAGGTGGTTCAGGTAGAGGCCTTGCAGCACAGCACTCACAGAGTCTTGAAGCTATGTTCTGTGGAGTACCTGGATTAAAAGTAGTAATGCCTTCCACACCTTATGATGCAAAAGGGCTGTTAAAAGCGGCTATAAGGGAAGACAACCCTATAATGTTTATAGAGCATAAGATGCTTTATGGAACAAAGGGAATGATACCTGAAGGAGAATATATAGTTCCAATCGGATTAGCTGATGTTAAGAGAGAAGGAAAAGATGTAACGATAGTAGCACATTCAAGAATGGTCCTTTATGCTCTTGAAGCTGCTGAAGAATTGGAGAAAGAGGGTATATCAGTAGAAGTAGTTGATACTAGAACATTGAATCCTTTGGATATAGATACCATTGCAAAATCCGTCAAGAAGACAGGCAGAGTAATAATTGCTGAAGAAGGACCAAAAACAGGCGGTGTAGGCGGAGAAGTATGCGCACAAATCAATGAAAACGTATTTGATTACCTTGATGCTCCTATTGTTAGAGTAGCTGGAAAAGATGTTGTTATTCCACGAAACGACTTCCTAGAAAAATTAGCTATACCAGGGGTAGAGGATATTGTAGAAGCTGCTAGAAATTTGGTTGTTAAATAG
- a CDS encoding thiamine pyrophosphate-dependent dehydrogenase E1 component subunit alpha, whose amino-acid sequence MRHIRYFEEKVMELLQEGYIKGGSHLYAGEEACAVGAMAAIRPDDYITSTHRGHGHAVAKDGDLNELMAEICGKATGCCKGKGGSLHLADLSTGNLGANGIVGGSFGIACGAALSSKMQKQDKVVLCFFGDGAANTGIAHEAMNMAAAWKLPVVFVCENNLYGMSVSVERATSVKDLSVRAKAYDMPAIIADGMDVLAVKEAVEKAAKTARKGDGPTFVELKTYRYFGHSRSDPRAYRTKEEEAEWKSRDAIETFEKRLIENGVITEEEAKKIDQEALDDINKSEEFAKASPDPKPEALYEDLFA is encoded by the coding sequence ATGCGCCATATCCGCTATTTTGAAGAAAAGGTTATGGAATTACTACAAGAAGGTTATATTAAAGGCGGATCTCACCTGTACGCAGGTGAAGAGGCATGTGCAGTAGGAGCTATGGCTGCAATTAGACCAGATGATTATATTACAAGTACACACAGGGGCCATGGACATGCTGTAGCAAAAGATGGAGATCTTAACGAGCTTATGGCTGAAATCTGTGGAAAGGCGACAGGATGCTGTAAAGGTAAGGGTGGAAGTTTGCACCTTGCTGACTTATCTACTGGAAACCTAGGAGCAAATGGTATAGTAGGTGGAAGTTTTGGAATAGCATGTGGTGCTGCTCTATCATCAAAGATGCAAAAGCAAGATAAAGTAGTATTGTGTTTCTTTGGAGACGGTGCAGCTAATACAGGAATAGCTCATGAAGCTATGAATATGGCTGCTGCTTGGAAACTGCCAGTAGTATTTGTTTGTGAAAACAACTTATATGGAATGTCAGTTTCAGTGGAAAGAGCTACATCTGTAAAAGATTTATCTGTAAGGGCTAAAGCATATGATATGCCTGCCATTATAGCTGATGGAATGGATGTGCTTGCAGTTAAAGAAGCGGTAGAGAAAGCTGCAAAAACAGCGAGAAAGGGAGACGGCCCTACATTTGTAGAGCTTAAAACTTATAGATATTTCGGACATTCAAGGAGTGACCCCAGAGCATACAGGACGAAAGAAGAAGAAGCAGAATGGAAGAGCAGAGATGCAATAGAAACTTTTGAAAAGAGATTGATTGAAAACGGAGTAATAACAGAAGAAGAAGCTAAGAAAATAGATCAAGAAGCGTTAGACGACATAAACAAATCAGAGGAGTTTGCTAAGGCAAGCCCTGATCCTAAACCTGAAGCTTTATATGAAGATTTATTTGCTTAA
- a CDS encoding mannitol dehydrogenase — translation MKKVVQFGAGNIGRGFMGQLFYQSGYEIVFSDVAQTIVNELNKRNSYPIKVVTNDYTEEIIIKNVRAVDGTDFEIVAAEISDADLVATAVGVNVLPKIVKPLVMGLRKRWENGNYQPLNLIICENMLDANRFLEGMIETQLTKEENQKRKKTFGIVEASIGRMVPVMTEDMREGDALILWVEPYAELPVDRDGFVGEIPQIKGLIPYSPFEFYIQRKLFVHNAGHAILSYLGWQKGYTFIWETIQDESLKKICKNALLESAKALSKEHGVSLDSLNEYIDDLIFRFGNRALGDTILRVGGDPKRKLSNNDRLVGAAKFAFNHGIVPYNLALGIAAGFMFDAKTDPTALEVRSAVKKQGIEAAVQIISGIDEQSDLGKMVISIYQLLNDGIKPEKVLNYLN, via the coding sequence ATGAAAAAGGTGGTTCAGTTTGGTGCCGGTAACATAGGCAGGGGTTTTATGGGACAATTGTTCTATCAATCGGGATATGAAATTGTATTCAGCGATGTAGCCCAAACTATAGTGAATGAACTGAACAAACGGAACAGTTACCCTATAAAGGTAGTTACTAATGATTATACTGAGGAGATTATTATAAAAAATGTCAGAGCGGTAGATGGAACTGATTTTGAAATTGTTGCTGCTGAAATATCTGATGCAGACCTTGTTGCAACCGCTGTTGGGGTAAATGTCCTACCTAAAATAGTCAAACCATTAGTTATGGGATTGAGAAAAAGATGGGAAAACGGCAATTACCAGCCGCTGAACCTTATTATCTGTGAAAATATGTTGGATGCTAATAGATTTTTAGAGGGTATGATTGAAACACAGCTTACAAAAGAAGAAAACCAAAAAAGGAAAAAGACATTTGGGATAGTAGAGGCGTCCATAGGCAGGATGGTACCTGTTATGACTGAAGATATGAGGGAAGGGGATGCCCTCATATTATGGGTGGAACCTTATGCAGAATTACCAGTAGATAGAGATGGATTTGTAGGAGAGATACCACAGATAAAAGGCCTTATACCATATAGCCCTTTCGAATTTTACATACAGAGGAAATTATTTGTGCATAATGCAGGACATGCAATTTTGTCATATCTAGGCTGGCAAAAAGGATATACTTTTATATGGGAGACAATACAAGATGAGTCCCTGAAAAAGATATGCAAGAATGCATTGCTAGAATCAGCCAAAGCACTGTCTAAAGAACATGGTGTTTCATTAGATAGTTTAAATGAGTATATAGATGACTTAATATTTAGGTTTGGAAATAGAGCACTTGGTGATACTATCTTAAGAGTGGGAGGAGATCCTAAAAGAAAGTTATCAAATAATGATAGACTTGTAGGAGCTGCAAAATTTGCTTTTAATCATGGAATAGTTCCATATAATTTAGCATTAGGTATAGCAGCAGGTTTTATGTTTGATGCAAAAACGGATCCCACTGCACTTGAAGTAAGGAGTGCTGTAAAAAAACAAGGAATTGAGGCCGCTGTTCAGATTATAAGCGGGATCGATGAACAAAGCGATTTAGGCAAAATGGTTATCAGTATTTACCAACTTTTAAATGACGGCATTAAGCCTGAAAAAGTATTAAACTATTTAAATTAA
- the lpdA gene encoding dihydrolipoyl dehydrogenase yields MDYKVAVLGAGPGGYVAAIRAAQLGAKVCLIEKENVGGTCLNWGCIPTKSLLASAEIYSKFEEANQHGITIDNINVDLSKMVQRKDGVVKQLVNGVKFLVKKNKIDLIKGHAKFLSSKEIKVDTEKETKYISADNVIIATGTSPALPKFFGYDGKTVCSSNEGLNWNQVPKKLVVIGGGVIGCEFANLYNTLGTEVTIVELLPSILANLDEELANATLKNFKKKGIKVYTDVSAKSINKKAEGADVVLSNGETISCDKVLISIGRKTNIDDINLEYLGLKLDDKGRKILVDEHMRTNVEGVYAIGDVCSTLYDLAHVASREGIVAVENIMGKDSTMDYHAIPSCVYTHPELASVGMTEKEAKEKGYKVKLGRFNFVGNGKALSMGEPNGFIKLVVDAESDILLGAQMFGAHTTDLIAEVGVVIQNKGKCSEIVSTIHAHPTIAETVYEAAEDVYGLAIHA; encoded by the coding sequence ATGGATTATAAAGTTGCGGTTCTTGGCGCAGGCCCTGGTGGATACGTAGCAGCTATACGCGCAGCACAATTGGGAGCAAAAGTATGCCTGATAGAAAAAGAAAATGTAGGCGGAACTTGTCTCAATTGGGGATGTATCCCAACAAAATCACTTCTTGCATCTGCTGAAATATACTCTAAATTCGAAGAAGCAAATCAACACGGTATAACCATCGACAATATTAATGTAGATCTTTCTAAAATGGTTCAGAGAAAAGACGGAGTTGTTAAGCAATTAGTCAATGGGGTTAAATTTTTAGTTAAGAAAAATAAAATTGACTTGATAAAAGGACATGCTAAATTCTTAAGCAGCAAGGAAATAAAGGTAGATACTGAAAAAGAAACAAAATATATTTCTGCTGACAACGTTATTATAGCTACCGGTACATCGCCTGCACTTCCTAAATTTTTCGGGTACGACGGTAAAACAGTTTGCTCCAGCAACGAAGGACTTAACTGGAACCAAGTTCCTAAAAAACTAGTAGTAATAGGCGGTGGAGTAATAGGATGTGAATTCGCAAATCTTTATAACACTTTAGGTACCGAGGTTACAATTGTAGAGCTTTTGCCTAGCATACTGGCTAACCTTGATGAAGAACTTGCAAATGCTACTTTGAAGAACTTCAAGAAAAAAGGTATTAAGGTATATACCGATGTATCTGCCAAATCAATAAATAAAAAAGCCGAAGGAGCAGATGTAGTACTCTCCAACGGGGAAACTATAAGCTGTGACAAGGTATTGATATCAATAGGTAGAAAAACTAATATAGACGACATTAATTTAGAATATCTAGGCCTTAAATTAGATGATAAAGGCAGAAAGATATTAGTTGATGAACATATGCGCACAAACGTTGAAGGCGTATATGCTATTGGAGATGTATGCAGCACACTATATGATCTAGCCCATGTAGCATCAAGGGAAGGAATAGTTGCTGTTGAAAATATAATGGGGAAAGATTCTACAATGGATTATCATGCAATACCTAGCTGTGTCTATACCCATCCTGAATTAGCATCTGTAGGCATGACTGAAAAAGAAGCTAAAGAAAAAGGATATAAAGTTAAATTAGGTAGATTTAACTTTGTAGGAAACGGGAAAGCCCTTTCTATGGGTGAACCCAATGGCTTCATAAAATTAGTTGTAGATGCTGAATCCGATATTCTATTGGGTGCTCAGATGTTTGGGGCTCATACCACAGATTTGATCGCAGAAGTAGGCGTAGTAATCCAAAATAAAGGGAAATGCAGCGAAATCGTTTCTACAATACACGCTCACCCCACTATAGCTGAAACAGTATATGAAGCCGCTGAGGATGTTTATGGCTTGGCAATACATGCATAA
- a CDS encoding Hsp20/alpha crystallin family protein, which translates to MFDMVPFRRKNELRSMFDDWFDTFFREELDFPVTSKTFRADLKETDKEYVVEAELPGFKKDDIEIRVKDNVLTIKAVKDQEVKEEDKNYIRRERRSGSVIRSFAFDNIKQDKVKAKYKNGILMINLPKEKQEVADQYKIEIE; encoded by the coding sequence ATGTTTGATATGGTTCCTTTTAGAAGGAAAAATGAATTGAGGAGTATGTTTGATGATTGGTTTGATACATTTTTTAGGGAAGAGCTTGATTTTCCTGTCACATCCAAAACTTTTAGGGCAGATTTAAAAGAGACTGACAAAGAATATGTTGTAGAAGCAGAATTGCCTGGTTTTAAAAAAGATGATATTGAAATCAGAGTTAAGGACAATGTTTTAACCATAAAGGCAGTTAAGGATCAAGAGGTGAAAGAAGAAGATAAAAATTACATCAGAAGAGAAAGAAGAAGTGGAAGTGTCATCAGGTCATTTGCATTTGATAACATCAAACAAGATAAGGTAAAGGCAAAGTACAAGAATGGAATTCTCATGATAAATCTGCCTAAAGAAAAACAAGAGGTAGCAGACCAATACAAGATAGAAATCGAATAA